The following are from one region of the Pirellulales bacterium genome:
- a CDS encoding DUF1559 domain-containing protein, with protein MGRRGGIDKFEHAPQGRFARAGEYNRAYENDERVTGSLMRFFSRTNDPQNNNRLRRAAFTLVELLVVIAIIGFLIALLLPAVQAARESSRRVSCANNLKQLGLALLECYDAQQHFPAGRGGPTPLVFSPQAYILPYVEQNGLYGQLDLKSAPTTLGIAGVTYSGANNAAAAAQAVRVLQCPSDPAEGQVPGSTFGGTNYVANTGSGTVDNGTLVSADGVFYLTSAVRFADLVDGSSHTAAFSERMLGTGLTLNVPTLSQSDAAYYVLELGNGIDASVLNCATLATGDWYSTRSAKWILGNYGNTLYNHFYGPNATTYDCMNQAQQKGFMAARSNHPSGVNLLACDGSARFIATNIDLAVWQALSTRAGSEPVEMP; from the coding sequence ATGGGCCGCCGGGGCGGCATCGATAAGTTCGAGCACGCGCCCCAGGGTCGCTTTGCTCGGGCCGGCGAATACAATCGAGCGTACGAGAATGACGAGCGCGTAACGGGCAGCCTCATGCGATTCTTCTCCAGGACCAACGATCCGCAAAACAATAACCGCCTGCGCCGCGCGGCGTTCACACTCGTCGAGCTGCTGGTCGTGATCGCGATCATCGGGTTCTTGATCGCGCTCTTGCTGCCGGCCGTGCAAGCGGCCCGCGAGAGTAGCCGCCGCGTATCCTGCGCCAATAATCTCAAGCAATTGGGGCTGGCGCTACTCGAGTGCTACGACGCCCAGCAGCATTTTCCCGCCGGCCGTGGTGGCCCGACACCACTGGTGTTTTCACCCCAAGCATACATTCTGCCCTACGTCGAGCAGAACGGGTTGTACGGGCAGCTCGACTTGAAATCGGCGCCGACGACTTTGGGAATTGCCGGAGTGACGTACAGTGGCGCGAACAACGCCGCGGCGGCTGCGCAAGCGGTGCGCGTCTTGCAGTGCCCCAGCGACCCGGCCGAGGGGCAAGTGCCCGGCTCGACTTTCGGCGGCACCAATTACGTGGCAAATACCGGCAGCGGAACGGTCGACAACGGGACGCTCGTCAGCGCCGATGGCGTTTTCTATCTCACCTCGGCGGTGCGCTTCGCGGATCTGGTCGACGGCTCGTCGCACACCGCGGCCTTCAGCGAGCGCATGCTGGGCACTGGCCTGACGCTCAACGTGCCGACGCTATCCCAATCTGACGCGGCGTATTACGTCCTGGAGCTGGGCAACGGCATCGACGCCAGCGTCCTGAATTGCGCCACGCTGGCTACCGGCGATTGGTACAGCACGCGCAGCGCAAAATGGATTCTTGGCAACTACGGCAACACGCTGTACAACCACTTTTACGGGCCAAACGCCACTACTTACGATTGCATGAACCAGGCGCAGCAAAAGGGCTTCATGGCCGCGCGCAGCAATCACCCGTCGGGCGTCAACCTGCTGGCCTGCGACGGCAGCGCGCGGTTTATCGCCACGAACATTGACCTGGCCGTCTGGCAAGCGCTGTCGACACGCGCCGGCAGCGAACCCGTGGAAATGCCGTAA
- a CDS encoding VWA domain-containing protein, with product MSYGISFDSPAWLALLATIPLVWWIGQRSLGAMGRVRKLLVCLMRALVVALFVLALAELEIVHSTDRVAVVYLLDQSSSIPPEDRQAMIDYVDAAIAEQRTPRDMAGVIVFGHEAGIEVPPSAEQVRIARRVESQLDPSFTDIAAAIKLAEATFPYDAAKRIVLVSDGNQNLGSALDEAQAASAAGIGIDVVPVRYQSRGEVLVEKITVPPDIRKGQPFDLRIVVNNTNDTGKVAGRLRVLERTSDQPIELSSEQVALSPGKNVFTIRQEIDQPDFYTYEARFVPDDAADDAMSQNNRATTFTHVRGSGRVLLIESMENRGEHAHLVDRLRNNNLEVTVQPDNQLFQTMAELQAFDTVILANVPRSDGEDAARLTHFNDDQMKLLARNTELTGAGLVMLGGPRSFGAGGWTNTTIEKAMPVDFQVKNLKVVPSGALMIVLDRSGSMAGEKLAMSKMAAAAAVRTLGERDQVGVIAFDGEYQWIVPLLKVGDGGRALDHIAEIGNGGGTNLSPGMREGFRALDKVDAAVKHMIVLTDGRTEGSGYPELAADMRKRRITVTAVAVGDDADIDLMGRIANAGGGKFYKVDNPRVIPRIFMKEAMRVSRSVIYEKASGFQPVIRYPHEIVSGLSGALPPLTGFVRTTLKDNPLVEQVIVAPVDAEETNSTVLGTWTYGLGRAVAFTTDDGARWATQWTAWPDYDKFFTQLVRWSMRPVNDSGKFTIATDVEGNRVKLFVTALDSQDEFLNFLDLTGSVVGPDSEPREVQLEQISPGRYVGEFEANETGSYFAMISPGPGLAPIRAGINVPYSAEFRDREANIALLDSIAELTPPGGRAGQMMSGALADPRGRESLFAVNSFRRDLPPAARRQGVWHLLVFAAGCLFFFDIFLRRVAVNLSWAPHVAATARNWLLRRKPAVAPTEYMDRLRSRKAEIAERLEQARAGARYEPLGEVPQAATAAMLDAEAPPKTAAQPEPAAVATAAPPAEESYTSRLLKAKKQVWDGPPGRHR from the coding sequence ATGTCCTACGGAATCTCTTTCGACAGTCCTGCCTGGTTGGCGCTGCTGGCCACGATCCCACTGGTGTGGTGGATCGGCCAGCGCAGCCTGGGGGCGATGGGGCGCGTGCGGAAACTGCTGGTTTGTCTCATGCGCGCGCTCGTCGTAGCGCTTTTCGTGCTAGCCCTGGCCGAGCTCGAAATCGTCCATTCGACCGACCGCGTGGCCGTCGTCTATTTGCTCGATCAGTCGTCGAGCATTCCGCCCGAAGATCGCCAGGCGATGATCGACTACGTCGATGCCGCGATCGCCGAGCAGCGCACGCCGCGCGACATGGCCGGTGTTATCGTTTTCGGCCACGAGGCGGGCATCGAAGTTCCTCCCTCGGCCGAGCAGGTGCGGATCGCGCGGCGCGTGGAAAGCCAGCTCGATCCCTCATTCACGGACATCGCGGCGGCGATCAAGCTGGCCGAAGCGACCTTTCCGTACGACGCCGCCAAGCGCATCGTGCTCGTGAGCGACGGCAATCAGAATCTCGGAAGCGCTCTCGACGAGGCGCAGGCGGCCTCGGCCGCCGGGATCGGCATCGATGTTGTGCCGGTGCGCTATCAGTCGCGCGGGGAAGTGCTGGTCGAAAAAATCACGGTGCCCCCCGACATTCGCAAAGGGCAGCCCTTTGACCTGCGCATCGTCGTCAATAACACGAACGATACCGGCAAGGTTGCCGGCCGGCTGCGGGTGCTCGAGCGCACCAGCGATCAGCCAATCGAGCTATCGAGCGAGCAGGTCGCGCTTTCGCCGGGCAAAAACGTGTTCACGATCCGGCAAGAGATCGACCAGCCTGATTTCTACACGTACGAAGCACGATTCGTGCCCGATGATGCCGCAGACGACGCGATGTCGCAGAACAACCGGGCGACGACGTTCACGCACGTGCGCGGCAGCGGCCGCGTGCTGTTGATCGAAAGCATGGAGAATCGGGGCGAGCACGCGCACCTGGTTGACCGATTGCGAAACAACAACCTGGAAGTGACCGTGCAGCCGGACAATCAGTTGTTTCAGACCATGGCCGAGTTGCAAGCTTTCGACACCGTCATCCTGGCCAACGTCCCGCGGTCCGACGGCGAAGACGCCGCGCGGCTGACGCATTTCAACGACGACCAGATGAAGCTGCTGGCCCGCAATACCGAGCTGACCGGCGCCGGCCTGGTAATGCTGGGCGGCCCGCGCAGCTTCGGCGCCGGCGGTTGGACCAATACGACGATCGAAAAGGCGATGCCGGTCGATTTCCAGGTAAAGAACCTGAAGGTCGTGCCCAGTGGGGCGCTGATGATCGTGCTCGATCGATCGGGCTCGATGGCGGGCGAAAAGCTGGCCATGAGCAAGATGGCCGCGGCCGCCGCCGTGCGCACGTTGGGCGAACGCGACCAGGTCGGCGTCATTGCCTTCGATGGCGAGTACCAATGGATCGTGCCGCTGTTGAAGGTTGGCGACGGTGGTCGCGCTTTGGACCACATCGCCGAAATCGGCAACGGCGGCGGCACCAACTTGTCGCCCGGCATGCGGGAAGGATTTCGCGCGCTCGACAAAGTCGACGCTGCCGTCAAGCACATGATCGTGCTGACCGACGGCCGCACCGAGGGAAGCGGTTACCCCGAGTTGGCCGCCGACATGCGCAAACGCCGCATCACGGTGACGGCCGTGGCCGTGGGCGATGACGCCGATATCGACCTGATGGGGCGCATCGCCAACGCCGGCGGAGGCAAGTTCTACAAGGTCGACAACCCGCGCGTGATTCCACGCATCTTCATGAAAGAGGCGATGCGCGTTTCGCGCTCGGTGATCTACGAAAAGGCTTCCGGCTTCCAGCCCGTCATCCGTTATCCGCACGAAATCGTCAGCGGCCTCTCTGGCGCGCTCCCCCCGCTGACAGGCTTCGTGCGGACGACGCTCAAGGACAATCCACTCGTCGAACAAGTGATCGTGGCGCCGGTCGATGCGGAAGAGACGAATTCCACGGTCCTCGGCACGTGGACCTACGGGCTGGGGCGCGCCGTGGCCTTCACCACCGACGACGGCGCACGGTGGGCCACCCAGTGGACCGCCTGGCCCGACTACGACAAGTTCTTTACGCAACTGGTCCGCTGGTCGATGCGGCCGGTGAATGACAGTGGCAAATTTACGATCGCCACCGACGTCGAAGGGAACCGGGTCAAATTGTTCGTCACGGCGCTCGACAGCCAGGATGAGTTCTTGAACTTTCTCGATCTGACCGGCAGCGTCGTCGGGCCCGACTCCGAGCCGCGCGAGGTGCAACTGGAACAGATTTCGCCGGGACGCTACGTCGGCGAATTCGAGGCCAACGAGACCGGCAGCTATTTCGCCATGATCAGCCCCGGACCAGGGCTGGCGCCGATCCGGGCGGGCATTAACGTCCCCTACTCGGCCGAGTTTCGCGACCGCGAGGCGAACATCGCACTGCTCGACTCAATCGCCGAATTGACCCCGCCCGGAGGACGAGCGGGGCAGATGATGTCTGGCGCGCTCGCGGACCCGCGCGGGCGCGAGTCGCTATTTGCAGTGAATAGTTTTCGCCGCGACCTGCCCCCGGCCGCGCGCCGGCAGGGTGTCTGGCATCTGCTCGTGTTCGCAGCGGGCTGCTTATTCTTCTTCGACATCTTCTTGCGGCGCGTGGCGGTGAATCTCTCCTGGGCTCCGCATGTGGCGGCGACGGCCCGCAACTGGCTGTTGCGCCGCAAGCCGGCGGTCGCGCCCACGGAGTACATGGATCGACTGCGAAGCCGCAAAGCCGAAATCGCCGAACGCTTGGAGCAAGCGCGGGCCGGCGCGCGTTATGAGCCGCTGGGCGAGGTGCCACAGGCGGCGACAGCAGCAATGCTCGATGCCGAAGCACCGCCAAAAACCGCTGCGCAGCCCGAGCCGGCGGCCGTCGCTACAGCCGCCCCACCGGCCGAAGAAAGCTACACCAGCCGCCTCTTGAAAGCCAAAAAGCAAGTCTGGGATGGGCCGCCGGGGCGGCATCGATAA